atCTCGAACTTGTGAGATACCAGTACGTCGCAGCTGTCTCTCTTGTTCGTCTCTCAAGTGttgaaatttgaaatagaAAGAATCACTCTTGTTGAATGTGCTCTTTCCAACAGGTTTGACTCTCCTCACCGGCTCTGCAACACACTCAACAGGTGGTGTTGGTGTCTCTATAACACGAAGAGATTCTAACTTTGGTTCGGGTTTCTTCAAAAGCTCAAATAGATCATCATCGTAACTAACAAATTCCCTTTCCTTCCCAGGTTGGAGCATCCCGCCCATAATATCAACAGAATCCTTGTACGTACGTTTCTTTGTCCCATCTAATTTCGCATACATTGGTTCCTTGATTTCAGCATGTTTTGGCGCTTCCATTGGGAATTCAAAATGTGAATTCACATAAATCGATGCGGAGGCTCGTGATTCACCTCCTTCCACAGTCAAAGGTGCTGTCATTTGAGAGTCACGCTTGATGTGGTTCTTCACAGACACTggttcaacttcttctttgtatTCCACCGGCGCTGTCGGATTTGTCGTTTCTGACGGGGTTGGCAGCTTTAAAGTTTTGGATGGTTTTGACGGTTTTGTAGGTTTCAATTCCTTTCTCAGACTAACATGGTGAACAACACTTGATTGACGTTGATTAGATTTTTCCCGTTTAAATATATCAAACAGTGACTTTTTACGTTgttcttgtttgtttaaTAGCTCATGCGATCTTGGACGACTGTCCCTAGTCTTAGTAACTTCAATTACTTTTTTATTTAGAATCTCCTGCCTTGAACTTTCTAACTTCTCAAATGGTACTTCAACCACCTTGTAGACTCGTTTGTTCAAATAcccattattttttattagATAGTCAATCATATCCTTATTATAGATGCTCATATGCATTGTGAATAATTCACTGAATATGGAAGTCAATGATTCACTTAACTTTTCTGCCTCGATTTCATATGAAAAGTAGCCGTCTTCGTCATTACATTTAGTTTCTCCTTCCAACCTTACAACCGAATCATTGACAAAGTTCAAGGTAATTAGAGTGAAAACATTTGGATATTTATTCATCAAAGTCGATGTATActtttcattgaataaTATTAAAAATGGTGACTTCATAACCTCATTGTTGTAACCATTCTTTTCATGTGCTATATAATAGACTCTTTTCAGATTCTCATTTTCTGAACCAGAGAATAGGTGAAATGACTGTGATTTATTGAGAACTTTCGAACGTGCCAAAACTTCGGTAACGTATTTGCCAGATACACCTTCATCTAGTTGGTATACTCCAGTGTACAAATCATCCtttatattgaaaaatcgtACAAATGATCGATTTTCATGATAATAATATATGGAATAGATGTCATTAATTGAAACCCAATTAGTCACTCGCATTCTGGGTAATTTATTCAAAGGTGTTTCGTTGGTTAAAGAATGCATCAAAATGTCAGATACATTGGGTTTATGGATATTGGTTGTGGAGTCCCACAGTGTCCTATAATACTCATCATCAATTATACTTAGAACTAAAACATGATCACTGAACACTATTATTACCGCCTTATCATAAACAGTATCTTGTAAAACGTCAATAACATCAAAAACTGCTACAACTCTCCGAGTCAACCAGCCATATTGTAATGATGATGGCCAAttttctgcaatttctGTTAAGATTTTCCCCGTTGGTGTGAATATTCGCCCATTGTATGGTTTAAGCTGATCATTGgcaaatgatgaaattgtgTCATCACATGATTTCAAGTAAAgatcaacattttcagCCAATTTTGCCGGCCATTCTTTATTTCTATACAGTCTTTGGACAATTAACTGGATTTTAACCAAATTTAAAGACGAGTATAATGCAGTCTGAATAGTTCTTTGGTCATATGACTCATCCAGTTTATCCTTTATAGACGCATAACCTGCTAAAAAATTCTTTATTGCGCCTTCGTGTCTCATTTGGGCCTTATAGAAGT
The Pichia kudriavzevii chromosome 2, complete sequence DNA segment above includes these coding regions:
- a CDS encoding uncharacterized protein (PKUD0B07190; similar to Saccharomyces cerevisiae YCL014W (BUD3); ancestral locus Anc_1.406), with the translated sequence MADLTIKSFIPKSKSRFNLFINYNDTYKEPLVKSSSQYQLTPSKDDIFNEAYWETMFPTAAYFHVYNNVLGDIFAMVYNNNHKSLSNHTLSSFIISKHGCSVYNSLDLSKQSIYYPAIENLPERYRTSKVRKALAVSLLKTFAKFDKLLIDSLYKQANLNGKVFDWDESQAGLLASEMRLLDARPPHDIGRFLYNLGYLTVNVSSSCYIVDVVYNEENNELTDRNNAMAFLLGKQLEQLFDPLSEYSPEPTEKVYKIPTNPEPINDNDLINSICDELISVQTNYTVLLVQFLRNFIIPLRVKVLEGKIPGITTNQINRIFPPTIDEVTRINCIFLDMIKLARPYGSYEVLRACGETIPYFYKAQMRHEGAIKNFLAGYASIKDKLDESYDQRTIQTALYSSLNLVKIQLIVQRLYRNKEWPAKLAENVDLYLKSCDDTISSFANDQLKPYNGRIFTPTGKILTEIAENWPSSLQYGWLTRRVVAVFDVIDVLQDTVYDKAVIIVFSDHVLVLSIIDDEYYRTLWDSTTNIHKPNVSDILMHSLTNETPLNKLPRMRVTNWVSINDIYSIYYYHENRSFVRFFNIKDDLYTGVYQLDEGVSGKYVTEVLARSKVLNKSQSFHLFSGSENENLKRVYYIAHEKNGYNNEVMKSPFLILFNEKYTSTLMNKYPNVFTLITLNFVNDSVVRLEGETKCNDEDGYFSYEIEAEKLSESLTSIFSELFTMHMSIYNKDMIDYLIKNNGYLNKRVYKVVEVPFEKLESSRQEILNKKVIEVTKTRDSRPRSHELLNKQEQRKKSLFDIFKREKSNQRQSSVVHHVSLRKELKPTKPSKPSKTLKLPTPSETTNPTAPVEYKEEVEPVSVKNHIKRDSQMTAPLTVEGGESRASASIYVNSHFEFPMEAPKHAEIKEPMYAKLDGTKKRTYKDSVDIMGGMLQPGKEREFVSYDDDLFELLKKPEPKLESLRVIETPTPPVECVAEPVRRVKPVGKSTFNKSDSFYFKFQHLRDEQERQLRRTGISQVRDVGFSLPAFNPGVCEEEGENWEIGEESVEDVSDVADTVHVGNDDNIQLMEEKILGREEVSDVFGSPVSLGNPLSPFLDLEISRFDMSMGDDLAATSGDESHILDDGEFDYLAMIE